One Deinococcus aerius genomic region harbors:
- a CDS encoding molybdopterin-dependent oxidoreductase, with translation MFPKILALLPALVLASGLALGTSSGERQSAKWPPFSYVHPARPLPAVRPGERIMLTVEGPGRSLALTRAQLLALPTVRYATEHAQLHRTFTYEGVPLRDLAVMGGFAGRDMRLYASNGFVTTIRARDYLEAPIMLAHTANGKPIPVLEKGPLTVVLPRDPARFPARLYGAAWVWFVERIAPAP, from the coding sequence GTGTTCCCCAAAATCCTGGCCCTGCTGCCTGCCCTGGTCCTGGCGTCCGGCCTGGCCCTGGGGACCTCCTCCGGCGAGCGGCAGAGTGCGAAATGGCCCCCCTTCTCCTACGTCCACCCCGCCCGCCCGCTGCCCGCCGTGCGGCCCGGCGAACGAATCATGCTAACCGTGGAGGGTCCTGGCCGCTCGCTGGCCCTGACGCGGGCGCAACTGCTCGCGCTGCCCACCGTGCGCTACGCGACCGAACACGCGCAGCTTCACCGCACCTTCACCTACGAGGGCGTGCCCCTGCGTGACCTGGCGGTCATGGGGGGCTTCGCCGGGCGGGACATGCGCCTCTACGCCAGCAACGGCTTCGTGACCACCATCCGCGCCCGGGACTACCTGGAAGCGCCCATCATGCTCGCGCACACGGCGAACGGGAAACCCATCCCGGTGCTGGAGAAGGGACCGCTGACCGTCGTGCTGCCCCGCGACCCGGCGCGCTTCCCGGCGCGGCTCTACGGGGCCGCCTGGGTGTGGTTCGTGGAGCGCATCGCCCCCGCCCCATGA
- a CDS encoding DUF4384 domain-containing protein, which yields MKVLTPLNALTALLLGTASAAPVISAQSIIVNPVPTTLSVKVWTDRDSSGTQAPGYAPGERIRLYTSVNQDAYVYLFNVDPQGNVDLILPNRYQGGGNFLKANTTRAFPSPGDPFTFDVATPYGLNKVLALASRTQLNLDQIASFKSQQNSFATVNVKGQQQLAQALSIVVKPVEQTSWISDTAYYTVVSPTGNTGGGSATPLLVPAPAASAPARPNPIQPAPTAKALSVQVQPTAPQPAPLPNTRDWQATVERQGSLSAVYAEYAARLRAEGYTQTSSRQTGNHIRGEFRKGDGRATLEVKQKGSRFEIKVTRR from the coding sequence ATGAAGGTTCTCACCCCCCTGAACGCCCTCACGGCCCTGCTGCTCGGCACGGCGAGCGCCGCCCCCGTCATCAGCGCCCAGAGCATCATCGTGAACCCGGTGCCCACCACCCTGAGCGTGAAGGTCTGGACCGACCGCGACAGCAGCGGCACCCAGGCGCCGGGCTACGCGCCGGGCGAGCGCATCCGGCTGTATACCAGCGTGAACCAGGACGCCTACGTGTATCTGTTCAACGTGGACCCCCAGGGCAACGTCGACCTGATCCTGCCCAACCGGTACCAGGGCGGCGGCAACTTCCTGAAGGCGAACACCACCCGCGCCTTCCCCTCGCCCGGCGACCCCTTCACCTTCGATGTCGCCACGCCCTACGGCCTGAACAAGGTGCTCGCGCTCGCGAGCCGCACCCAGCTCAACCTCGACCAGATCGCCTCCTTCAAGTCGCAGCAAAACTCGTTTGCCACGGTGAACGTCAAGGGCCAGCAGCAGCTCGCGCAGGCGCTGAGCATCGTGGTGAAGCCCGTCGAGCAGACGAGCTGGATCAGCGACACGGCGTACTACACGGTCGTCTCTCCCACCGGGAACACGGGGGGCGGCTCGGCCACGCCGCTCCTGGTTCCGGCCCCCGCTGCGTCGGCACCCGCGCGCCCCAACCCCATTCAGCCCGCGCCGACCGCCAAGGCCCTCTCGGTGCAGGTCCAGCCGACTGCGCCGCAGCCCGCGCCGTTGCCGAACACGCGCGACTGGCAGGCCACCGTCGAGCGCCAGGGCAGCCTGAGCGCCGTGTACGCCGAGTACGCGGCCCGCCTGCGCGCCGAGGGGTACACCCAGACGAGTTCCCGGCAGACGGGCAACCATATCCGGGGTGAGTTCCGCAAGGGCGACGGACGTGCCACCCTGGAAGTCAAGCAGAAGGGCAGCCGCTTCGAGATCAAGGTCACCCGCCGCTGA